From Pelotomaculum schinkii, one genomic window encodes:
- a CDS encoding helix-turn-helix domain-containing protein, with amino-acid sequence MKLFTIDDVSELISRIQADEAISLKLYTVGEVAKILKLNRITVYNYIKMKKLKATKIGRAYRIIETDLLDFVQEDIQKAANKKAYN; translated from the coding sequence TTGAAATTATTCACAATTGATGATGTCTCTGAACTAATTTCACGAATCCAGGCAGATGAGGCAATTAGTTTGAAGTTGTATACAGTTGGGGAAGTAGCTAAAATTCTCAAACTTAATAGAATTACTGTATATAATTATATAAAAATGAAAAAGCTCAAGGCTACTAAAATTGGCAGGGCCTACCGTATAATAGAAACAGATTTACTGGATTTTGTTCAAGAGGACATACAAAAAGCAGCTAACAAGAAGGCGTACAACTAG
- a CDS encoding universal stress protein, whose protein sequence is MIGLYKKILVPFDNTIQSNSALRHAYRMAIAFRASVTLFHVVPCKASVDAKKGGTNGLKRTDSIRENKARAKLILEQLKRSFSNLDVKINVDVAIGKHSNEVCKKAKIEGYDLIVMGSRGLGKIHDLLGGSVSSKVSSNAPCPVILIHTAN, encoded by the coding sequence GTGATAGGACTGTATAAAAAAATTCTGGTCCCATTTGATAATACTATTCAATCAAATTCAGCATTGCGGCATGCCTATAGAATGGCAATAGCTTTCAGGGCGTCTGTAACGTTATTTCACGTAGTACCTTGCAAGGCTTCTGTTGATGCTAAAAAAGGTGGAACGAATGGCTTAAAACGTACTGATTCGATTAGAGAAAATAAGGCCAGAGCCAAGTTGATTCTGGAACAATTGAAAAGGAGTTTTTCAAACTTGGACGTTAAAATTAACGTAGACGTTGCGATCGGAAAACATTCCAACGAGGTATGTAAAAAGGCGAAGATTGAAGGATATGATTTGATAGTCATGGGTAGCAGGGGCCTGGGTAAAATACATGATCTCCTAGGTGGTAGCGTTAGCAGTAAGGTCAGTAGCAATGCACCGTGCCCGGTAATCTTAATTCATACAGCTAACTAG